The following proteins come from a genomic window of Montipora foliosa isolate CH-2021 chromosome 2, ASM3666993v2, whole genome shotgun sequence:
- the LOC137991460 gene encoding ATP-dependent DNA helicase PIF6-like, producing the protein MNTNFQEFATKYKLTKNKLEQCMSDHIVPNIFPTYSSNPKGQHYSLYCKFQLLTSKPWKISINDAWGTTEPDDQTYITEWHNFLNTAYAKKHVQNWSQKISDVLDNIQLPVYEHSDNQEQHQQEEWMILSDFYKSGEQFNTAPLPHSNYDWTIDSMKYTTQQIGEMPSWINTSKVNFQPTLTQTELIDINSFSEMQKLAYNIITKHSENTSLKEPLLLIINGVAGTGKSYLIRALTSYLQHKCVITATTGKAAYSIRGVTIHSLLKLPITPQSERDLSGEALIELQHRLCNVDYILIDEYSMLGQKTLGWIDRRCRQSSGVKEHLFGGKSIILIGDPAQLPPVGDKPLVKGSDPEQIVFRDLLLRLRSGETSENDWKLLLTRQPLHANNIEQFKTATRLFYTNEQVANYNYDSLLQLKQPIAKIDAKHSSSEAAKISPQDMYGLEPSLLISKGALVMLTMNLWPSVGLCNGSAGTVVDIIYKTSHQPPDLPIAVIIKFDDYIGPSISNKIPSLVAIAPVTISVYSGNSVHERQQLPLKIAWALTIHKSQGLTLPQAWVDIGKSEQTLGITYKRQDVAVDDGKQMQVAFPPEGINYVQQYLSCNKCQAKVMDSPKKIIKCSECGLTQLKSKCSSKIIASILTKTDKDTMSLNIFDKEQDGDIDKLFTELTDDDVTEILLTVIFATVIFNDKKNASTVIKL; encoded by the exons ATGAATACAAATTTTCAGGAATTTGCAACCAAGTACAAACTAACTAAGAACAAACTTGAACAGTGTATGTCAGATCATATTGTCCCAAATATATTTCCAACATACTCCAGCAATCCAAAAGGACAACATTACAGTTTATACTGCAAATTTCAACTTCTTACATCTAAACCGTGGAAAATTTCTATAAATGATGCATGGGGTACCACAGAGCCAGATGATCAAACCTACATTACTGAATGGCATAACTTTTTAAACACTGCATATGCAAAAAAGCATGTTCAAAACTGGTCTCAAAAGATTTCAGATGTATTAGACAACATACAGCTTCCAGTTTATGAACACAGTGATAATCAGGAACAACATCAGCAGGAGGAATGGATGATTTTATCCGATTTTTATAAGTCAGGAGAACAATTCAATACAGCTCCTCTGCCACATTCTAACTATGACTGGACCATAGACTCCATGAAATATACTACTCAACAAATTGGTGAAATGCCCTCTTGGATTAACACATCAAAGGTAAACTTTCAACCAACATTGACCCAAACAGAGTTGATTGACATAAATTCTTTTAGTGAAATGCAGAAGCTTGCATATAACATAATTACAAAACACTCGGAAAACACTTCCCTAAAAGAACCTCTGTTGCTTATTATAAATGGTGTTGCAGGAACTGGCAAAAGCTATTTGATAAGAGCTTTGACATCTTATCTTCAACATAAATGTGTTATCACTGCAACAACAGGAAAGGCTGCATACAGCATAAGGGGGGTAACAATCCATTCACTTTTGAAACTACCGATCACACCACAATCAGAAAGAGACCTGTCTGGTGAAGCCCTGATAGAATTACAACATAGACTTTGCAATGTCGATTATATTCTCATTGATGAGTATTCAATGCTTGGGCAAAAAACACTTGGATGGATTGACAGGCGATGTAGGCAATCATCTGGTGTAAAAGAACACTTGTTTGGTGGAAAATCAATTATACTGATTGGAGATCCTGCTCAGTTACCACCAGTGGGTGACAAACCATT AGTCAAAGGCTCAGATCCAGAGCAAATTGTTTTTAGAGATCTTCTCTTACGACTACGAAGTGGTGAAACTTCTGAAAACGATTGGAAACTACTGTTGACAAGGCAACCATTACATGCCAATAACATTGAGCAATTTAAAACTGCCACTCGATTATTTTATACCAATGAACAAGTTGCCAATTACAATTATGATTCACTATTGCAACTAAAACaaccaattgcaaaaattgatgCAAAACACTCAAGCTCAGAAGCTGCCAAAATTTCTCCTCAAGATATGTATGGGTTAGAACCATCATTGCTTATCTCAAAGGGTGCCCTTGTTATGCTAACAATGAATTTGTGGCCATCTGTTGGTCTTTGTAATGGTTCTGCTGGAACAGTGGTAGATATCATTTATAAAACTTCTCATCAACCTCCAGACCTGCCTATTGCTGTTATTATTAAGTTTGATGATTATATTGGTCCCTCCATATCTAACAAAATTCCTTCTTTAGTTGCTATAGCTCCTGTAACTATTTCTGTATATTCTGGCAATTCAGTTCATGAGAGACAACAACTACCTCTTAAAATTGCATGGGCACTAACAATCCATAAAAGCCAAGGATTAACTTTACCTCAAGCATGGGTTGATATTGGAAAGTCAGAACAAACACTGGGCATCACATAT AAAAGACAAGATGTTGCAGTTGATGATGGAAAACAAATGCAGGTGGCATTCCCACCAGAAGGCATAAACTATGTGCAACAATACCTTAGCTGTAACAAGTGTCAAGCAAAAGTCATGGACAGTcccaaaaaaattatcaaatgcaGCGAATGTGGACTGACTCAACTGAAGTCCAAATGTTCCTCCAAGATTATTGCCAGCATTCTGACTAAAACTGACAAAGACACAATGTCACTCAACATATTTGACAAAGAGCAGGATGGTGACATCGATAAACTGTTTACAGAACTCACAGATGATGATGTGACTGAAATTCTATTAACAGTTATTTTTGCAACAGTTATTTTCAACGATAAGAAAAATGCTAGCACAGTCATAAAACTATAA